Proteins co-encoded in one Coffea eugenioides isolate CCC68of unplaced genomic scaffold, Ceug_1.0 ScVebR1_1643;HRSCAF=2528, whole genome shotgun sequence genomic window:
- the LOC113755675 gene encoding dolichol-phosphate mannose synthase subunit 2-like codes for MDLADKAVGLLLSVISLSVFTYYTFWVIILPFVDTDNFVHKYFLPQEYAILIPVFALAALLCFLCMFVGYVMLKSKKKKA; via the exons ATGGATTTAGCAGACAAGGCCGTGGGGCTGCTGTTATCGGTAATCAGCTTGTCAGTTTTCACTTACTATACATTCTGGGTGATCATACTG CCGTTCGTTGATACTGATAATTTTGTGCACAAGTACTTTTTGCCTCAAGAATATGCCATTCTGATTCCGGTGTTTGCTCTTGCGGCGCTGCTTTGCTTCCTCTGCATGTTTGTTGGATATgtgatgctcaaatccaaaaAGAAGAAGGCATAA
- the LOC113755681 gene encoding dolichol-phosphate mannose synthase subunit 2-like, with amino-acid sequence MDLADKAVGLLLSVISLSVFTYYTFWVIILPFVDTDNFVHKYFLPQEYAILIPVFALAALFCFLCMFVGYVMLKSKKKKA; translated from the exons ATGGATTTAGCAGACAAGGCCGTGGGGCTGCTGTTATCGGTAATCAGCTTGTCAGTTTTCACTTACTATACATTCTGGGTGATCATACTG CCGTTCGTTGATACTGATAATTTTGTGCACAAGTACTTTTTGCCTCAAGAATATGCCATTCTGATTCCGGTGTTTGCTCTTGCGGCGCTGTTTTGCTTCCTCTGCATGTTTGTTGGATATgtgatgctcaaatccaaaaAGAAGAAGGCATAA
- the LOC113755683 gene encoding dolichol-phosphate mannose synthase subunit 2-like, with amino-acid sequence MDLADKAVGLLLSVISLSVFTYYTFWVIILPFVDTDHFVHKYFLPQEYAILIPVFALAALLCFLCMFVRYVMLKSKKKKA; translated from the exons ATGGATTTAGCAGACAAGGCCGTGGGGCTGCTGTTATCGGTAATCAGCTTGTCAGTTTTCACTTACTATACATTCTGGGTGATCATACTG CCGTTCGTTGATACTGATCATTTTGTGCACAAGTACTTTTTGCCTCAAGAATATGCCATTCTGATTCCGGTGTTTGCTCTTGCGGCGCTGCTTTGCTTCCTCTGCATGTTTGTTAGATATgtgatgctcaaatccaaaaAGAAGAAGGCATAA
- the LOC113755671 gene encoding uncharacterized protein LOC113755671 translates to MPKPKTKQRIKVKNITGKISYLKDLDSSIRFSFPNYVLVKFKYACASQPRLCSKLADSISDFWLALPLVQALLPALRPIVNGPDQTDDSFSHWKQPFVQRALSEVVAMSSSSVYRPLLRACAGYLASFSPSHAKAACVLIDLCSCVLAPWMAQVVAKIDLAVELVEDLFTELQGAQVLFARARAALKYLVLALSGKVDDIMAKYKDVKHQILFLVEMLEPFLDPAMTPVKSVISFGNVSSTFLEKQEHNCAIALNVIRAATRKPAVLPSLEAEWRRGSVAPSVLLSILEPHMQLPVGIDLRKFPVSESPETQSLTVSSYVSVSQNGGASAKSNSQDDSDGRTDNFDITGKMDITEELNALFAPSELASLSLTNASCSVDLKQSDSDSCNVNMEGNNIPKDSNKQSQDNVLPNNIFVAEYSNLQADYLQLINYRDCELRASEFRRFALDLQSQSPLAPEGHNTAIDALLLAAECYINPYFMMPFRNTSQDINKGNVNRNSESYGLTDVRRVLEKKDTELKIVDGLERKRDKAVLELLLEAAELDRKYQKTALDAELDTSHIEEREEVISLAPDGILFADAITLVRQNQALLCKFLIQRLQRNEQSVHEILMQCVLFVLHSATKLFCAPESIVDIILNSAEFFNGLLKSIYYQFKEGNLQLDQSKLHEVQRRWVLLRRLVIASSGTDEESSTSISVQNGFRFANLIPPSAWLQKVSVFSCSASPLVRYLGWMAVSRNAKQYLKDRLFLGSDLSQLTYLISIFSDELSLVDNIVDQKNDKQKTEESRVRDTGNEQVLGHSSQEYVDLSFHAIYPEISQFFPDLKKEFEAFGESILEAVRLQLRSLSSAVVPDLMCWFSDLCSWPFLGQEKGQLYSQKNPDNLKGFVAKNSKAVILFVLESILSEHMEAIVPELPRLVQVLASLCRSYYCDVTFLDSILHLLKPIIAHSLHKVSKEEIQLSDDSCSNFESLCFDELLDDIRQNNNDQGHQKIYSRALTIFVLATVFPDLSFHCKMTILKSSLCWADFASFELKTSFHDYLCSYQTLMESCKNFLVGTSRVLGIIPFKTSLYCDGRVCESLDDSSESCSWFLGDVCNLASSTGVPENLEKEKDTAVHVNEKDCKLTSEEIVEFSEELECLINKLFPTLDECCKIHRRLAKRLAITSAECFVYSKCLSMFRQRLLVPSQIDKEGIMPTSAEYVSMDGWNVSLQEYAQMILVLQEKHCWEVASVMLDCLLGVPECFSLDGVIDKLCSAIISFSSGAPNIAWRLQTDKWLCFLLRRGTHLLPNCETPINDVFASMLKHPEPEQRFIALKHLRKLMGEDANGGAASLSLKPTGGVAYSDLVISPVPILSSLVAGMWDQVACLVSSDTSLLLRTHFLNSMAGNEGMESRWMFHQQNFVVCR, encoded by the exons ATGCCgaaaccaaaaacaaaacagaGAATAAAAGTAAAGAATATTACTGGGAAAATCAGTTACCTGAAAGATTTGGATTCTTCGATTAGG ttttcgTTTCCCAATTACGTTTTGGTTAAGTTCAAGTATGCTTGTGCCTCCCAG CCTCGTCTCTGCAGCAAATTGGCGGATAGCATTTCGGACTTTTGGTTGGCACTACCTCTAGTACAAGCACTGCTTCCAG CACTTCGTCCAATTGTCAATGGCCCAGATCAAACAGATGATTCCTTCTCACATTGGAAACAACCTTTTGTACAACGTGCCCTGTCAGAG GTTGTGGCAATGTCATCTTCATCAGTTTATCGTCCTCTTCTTCGTGCTTGTGCAGGCTACTTGGCATCATTTTCCCCTTCACAT GCTAAGGCAGCATGTGTCCTTATTGATCTCTGCTCTTGTGTGCTAGCACCATGGATGGCTCAAGTGGTTGCGAAG ATTGACTTAGCTGTGGAGCTTGTGGAAGACCTTTTCACTGAATTACAG GGTGCTCAAGTCTTATTTGCTCGTGCACGTGCAGCCCTCAAGTATTTAGTGTTGGCATTATCTGGGAAAGTGGATGATATAATGGCCAAATACAAG GATGTGAAGCACCAAATTCTTTTTCTGGTAGAAATGCTGGAACCTTTCCTGGATCCGGCCATGACTCCAGTGAAGAGTGTGATATCATTTGGAAATGTCTCTTCTACATTTCTTGAAAAGCAGGAGCATAACTGTGCAATAGCACTGAACGTGATCCGCGCTGCCACGAGAAAACCTGCTGTGCTTCCATCCTTAGAAGCTGAGTGGAGGCGAGGATCAGTTGCTCCCAG TGTACTTCTCTCAATCTTAGAGCCTCACATGCAGCTACCTGTGGGTATTGACCTGCGCAAATTTCCTGTTAGTGAATCACCAGAGACACAGTCATTAACTGTTTCATCTTATGTATCTGTTTCCCAAAATGGAGGAGCCTCTGCCAAGTCAAACAGTCAAGATGATAGTGATGGAAGGACAGATAATTTTGATATCACAGGGAAGATGGATATTACTGAGGAGTTAAATGCTCTTTTTGCCCCATCAGAATTGGCTAGTTTGTCTCTCACAAATGCTTCGTGCAGTGTAGACCTAAAACAGTCAGATTCCGACTCTTGCAATGTTAATATGGAGGGAAACAATATTCCAAAGGATTCAAACAAGCAATCACAAGATAATGTTCTACCAAATAACATTTTTGTGGCAGAATACTCTAATTTACAAGCTGATTATTTGCAGCTTATCAACTATCGAGACTGTGAGTTGAGGGCTTCTGAATTTAGACGTTTTGCTCTTGATCTGCAGTCTCAAAGTCCTCTTGCTCCAGAAGGTCATAATACTGCCATAGATGCTTTGCTCTTGGCAGCAGAGTGTTATATTAATCCTTACTTTATGATGCCCTTCAGGAACACTTCTCAGGATATTAACAAAGGCAATGTGAATAGGAACTCTGAAAGCTATGGACTGACAGATGTCAGAAGGGTTCTAGAAAAGAAAGATACCGAGTTGAAAATAGTAGATGGtcttgaaagaaaaagagataaaGCTGTTCTTGAACTCCTGCTTGAGGCAGCAGAGTTGGATAGAAAGTATCAGAAAACAGCGTTGGATGCGGAACTTGATACTTCACATATTGAAGAGCGCGAGGAAGTCATAAGTTTGGCACCGGATGGTATTCTGTTTGCAGATGCTATCACCTTAGTGCGGCAGAATCAAGCACTTTTGTGCAAATTCTTAATTCAGAGATTACAAAGGAACGAGCAGTCTGTGCATGAGATTCTCATGCAATGTGTTTTGTTTGTGCTGCACTCAGCAACCAAACTGTTCTGTGCCCCTGAGAGTATAGTTGATATAATACTGAACTCTGCTGAATTCTTCAATGGGCTACTGAAATCAATTTATTATCAGttcaaagaaggaaatttgCAGTTGGATCAGAGCAAGCTGCATGAGGTACAACGTCGATGGGTGCTTCTTCGGAGATTGGTAATTGCTTCAAGTGGCACCGATGAGGAATCAAGTACCTCCATAAGCGTACAAAATGGTTTCCGGTTTGCAAACCTTATTCCACCATCAGCGTGGCTGCAGAAAGTATCTGTATTCTCTTGTTCTGCCTCTCCTCTGGTTAGATATCTTGGTTGGATGGCAGTGTCTCGTAATGCCAAACAATATCTGAAAGACCGCCTTTTCCTTGGTTCAGATCTGTCCCAGTTGACATATTTGATATCAATATTTTCTGATGAACTCTCTCTGGTAGACAATATTGTTGATCAGAAAAACGACAAGCAGAAGACTGAAGAATCAAGAGTTAGGGACACAGGCAATGAGCAAGTGCTAGGACATTCCAGTCAAGAATATGTGGATCTATCATTTCATGCTATATACCCTGAGATTAGTCAGTTCTTTCCCGATCTAAAGAAAGAGTTTGAAGCTTTTGGAGAATCCATACTAGAGGCTGTAAGGTTGCAGCTGAGATCTCTATCATCGGCTGTGGTGCCTGATCTGATGTGTTGGTTTTCTGACTTGTGTTCATGGCCTTTTCTAGGACAAGAAAAAGGTCAACTTTATTCTCAAAAGAATCCTGATAATTTGAAAGGTTTTGTGGCAAAGAATTCAAAGGCTGTTATCCTGTTTGTGCTTGAATCCATTTTGTCTGAGCATATGGAAGCGATAGTACCAGAATTACCTAGGTTGGTGCAAGTTCTGGCATCACTTTGTAGAAGCTATTACTGTGATGTGACGTTCCTTGATTCTATATTGCATTTACTAAAGCCAATCATAGCACATTCTTTACATAAGGTCTCTAAAGAAGAAATCCAATTGAGTGATGATTCATGTTCTAATTTTGAGTCTCTATGCTTTGATGAGCTTCTTGATGATATTAGGCAGAACAATAATGATCAAGGACATCAAAAAATCTATTCCAGGGCATTAACAATTTTCGTTTTAGCCACAGTTTTTCCTGATCTATCCTTCCACTGCAAAATGACAATTTTGAAGTCCTCCCTCTGCTGGGCTGATTTTGCTTCTTTTGAACTGAAGACTTCATTTCATGATTATCTTTGTTCCTATCAGACCCTAATGGAAAGTTGCAAAAACTTTTTGGTTGGGACATCCAGAGTCTTGGGTATCATTCCTTTTAAGACATCCCTCTATTGTGATGGAAGAGTATGTGAATCTCTCGATGACAGCTCTGAGTCATGCTCATGGTTTCTTGGTGATGTCTGTAACCTTGCTTCTTCGACTGGGGTTCCTGAGAAccttgaaaaggaaaaagatactGCTGTTCACGTAAATGAAAAGGATTGTAAATTGACTTCTGAGGAAATAGTTGAATTTTCAGAGGAGTTAGAGTGCCTCATTAATAAGCTTTTTCCAACGCTAGATGAATGCTGCAAGATTCACCGTAGACTGGCAAAAAGGTTGGCTATTACTTCGGCAGAGTGCTTTGTGTACTCAAAATGCTTGTCAATGTTCAGACAAAGGTTACTTGTGCCCTCGCAAATTGATAAGGAAGGTATTATGCCAACCAGTGCTGAATATGTATCCATGGATGGCTGGAACGTCAGTCTACAAGAATATGCACAAATGATACTGGTGCTTCAGGAAAAACATTGCTGGGAAGTTGCATCTGTGATGCTTGATTGTTTACTAGGAGTGCCTGAATGCTTCAGTTTAGATGGTGTGATTGATAAACTCTGTTCTGCAATAATTAGCTTTTCTTCCGGGGCACCAAATATTGCCTGGCGGTTGCAGACTGATAAATGGCTGTGTTTCTTGCTAAGGAGAGGTACCCACCTTCTTCCCAACTGTGAAACTCCTATAAACGATGTGTTTGCTTCCATGCTTAAGCATCCTGAACCAGAGCAACGATTTATTGCACTTAAACACTTGAGGAAACTTATGGGTGAAGATGCAAATGGTGGAGCAGCTTCTTTATCTTTAAAGCCAACTGGTGGAGTAGCTTACTCAGACTTGGTTATTTCTCCTGTGCCAATATTATCAAGTCTGGTTGCTGGTATGTGGGATCAGGTGGCTTGCCTGGTGTCATCTGATACATCACTTCTTTTAAGAACCCAT TTTTTGAATTCAATGGCGGGTAATGAAGGTATGGAAAGTAGATGGATGTTTCACCAGCAGAATTTTGTGGTTTGTCGTTGA
- the LOC113755677 gene encoding dolichol-phosphate mannose synthase subunit 2-like, protein MDLADKAVGLLLSVISLSVFTYYTFWVIILPFVDTDHFVHKYFLPQEYAILIPVFALAALLCFLCMFVGYVMLKSKKKKA, encoded by the exons ATGGATTTAGCAGACAAGGCCGTGGGGCTGCTGTTATCGGTAATCAGCTTGTCAGTTTTCACTTACTATACATTCTGGGTGATCATACTG CCGTTCGTTGATACTGATCATTTTGTGCACAAGTACTTTTTGCCTCAAGAATATGCCATTCTGATTCCGGTGTTTGCTCTTGCGGCGCTGCTTTGCTTCCTCTGCATGTTTGTTGGATATgtgatgctcaaatccaaaaAGAAGAAGGCATAA